A section of the Rossellomorea marisflavi genome encodes:
- a CDS encoding DUF3048 domain-containing protein, which produces MLVRFMAIAISVLTLVACSSNQPTNPTDNEDAVPVSEDKTGAESHSPLTGEVQDEGNGRSIAVMINNHPKARPQSGLSQADIVYEILAEGNITRFLAIFQSEWPENVGPVRSARDYYISLAKGYDSLFIAHGYSPDAKKILQGGSVDNLNGISYDGTLFKRASSRKAPHNSYITFENIKKGADDLGYDLSAPPKNLAFSDDPAKGKAAGSVMVSYEDPSFDSTFIYNRDEGKYERYSAGDQTVDDGTKNPVLIENLLIIQARHEVVDTSGRRMIDFESGGKAYLIQDGILRDVNWKNDGGRILPYQDGKPIPFHPGHTWISVIPDSPGLSEAVSYEEGR; this is translated from the coding sequence ATGCTTGTTCGTTTCATGGCCATTGCCATAAGCGTGCTCACACTTGTCGCATGCAGCTCAAATCAGCCAACGAATCCGACTGACAATGAAGATGCCGTCCCAGTATCAGAAGACAAGACAGGTGCTGAGTCCCACTCTCCTTTAACAGGGGAAGTCCAGGATGAAGGAAACGGCAGGTCCATCGCCGTCATGATCAATAATCATCCGAAGGCAAGACCACAATCAGGCTTATCCCAGGCGGATATCGTCTATGAAATCCTCGCCGAAGGGAATATTACCCGATTTTTGGCCATCTTTCAGAGTGAATGGCCTGAGAATGTGGGTCCTGTAAGGAGTGCAAGGGATTATTATATCAGTCTCGCAAAGGGGTATGACAGTCTGTTCATCGCACATGGTTATTCGCCTGATGCGAAAAAGATCCTTCAGGGCGGCTCTGTTGATAACCTGAATGGTATCAGCTATGATGGAACATTGTTCAAACGGGCAAGCTCACGGAAGGCACCCCATAATTCCTATATCACGTTCGAGAACATCAAGAAGGGTGCCGACGATCTGGGGTATGACCTTTCCGCCCCACCCAAGAATCTCGCTTTCTCAGATGATCCGGCAAAAGGGAAGGCTGCAGGCTCAGTCATGGTATCCTATGAGGATCCTTCCTTTGATTCCACTTTCATCTATAACAGAGATGAAGGCAAATACGAACGGTATTCAGCAGGCGACCAAACCGTGGATGACGGAACAAAAAATCCCGTCCTCATCGAGAATCTATTGATCATCCAAGCGCGTCATGAGGTCGTCGACACCTCGGGCAGACGGATGATCGACTTCGAAAGCGGAGGGAAGGCCTACCTGATCCAAGATGGCATCCTCCGGGACGTCAACTGGAAGAACGACGGGGGACGCATCCTCCCTTATCAGGACGGAAAACCGATTCCTTTCCACCCGGGCCACACGTGGATCTCTGTGATACCCGATTCTCCGGGACTATCGGAAGCCGTATCCTATGAAGAGGGCAGATGA
- a CDS encoding YerC/YecD family TrpR-related protein — MQINKLRGKELDQLFNAVLSLQDLEECYRFFDDLCTINEIQSLAQRLEVARMLQDGNTYHKIETETGASTATISRVKRCLNYGNDTYQLVLDRVHKKDDKEEDS, encoded by the coding sequence ATGCAAATCAATAAACTTAGGGGCAAAGAACTCGATCAGCTCTTCAATGCCGTCCTTTCACTTCAGGATCTGGAAGAGTGCTATCGTTTCTTCGATGACCTTTGTACCATCAATGAAATTCAATCACTGGCTCAGCGCCTTGAGGTGGCACGCATGCTTCAGGACGGGAATACCTATCATAAAATCGAAACGGAGACCGGTGCCAGTACCGCCACCATCTCACGTGTCAAACGCTGCTTGAACTATGGGAACGATACGTATCAACTTGTGCTCGACCGCGTTCATAAAAAAGATGATAAAGAGGAAGACAGCTGA
- a CDS encoding heptaprenylglyceryl phosphate synthase has product MYDVRQWSHVFKLDPNKTIEDGELEAICESGTDAILVGGTDGVTLENVLDLMARVRRYTVPCILEVSDMESLTPGFDLYFIPMVLNSSDTDWVTGLHHQAVKEYGEIMNWEEILVEGYCIMNPDCKAAQLTGATGALDAEDAAAYARMAEEMFHLPIFYLEYSGMYGDIDTVKEVSDALNETTFFYGGGISNARQAKEIAAIADVIVVGNAVYDNLKEALKTVKAVKG; this is encoded by the coding sequence ATGTATGATGTCCGGCAGTGGAGCCATGTGTTTAAATTAGATCCGAACAAAACCATAGAAGATGGAGAGCTTGAAGCCATCTGTGAATCCGGGACCGATGCCATCCTGGTAGGGGGGACGGACGGTGTGACCCTTGAGAATGTCCTGGATTTGATGGCTCGTGTGCGGCGCTATACGGTTCCCTGTATCCTTGAAGTATCGGATATGGAATCCCTGACACCGGGATTCGACTTGTATTTCATCCCCATGGTCTTGAACAGTTCGGACACCGACTGGGTGACGGGATTGCATCATCAAGCCGTGAAGGAATACGGAGAAATCATGAACTGGGAGGAGATCCTGGTGGAGGGGTACTGCATCATGAACCCCGACTGCAAGGCGGCACAGCTGACCGGCGCAACAGGCGCCCTCGATGCTGAAGATGCAGCAGCCTATGCCCGCATGGCCGAAGAGATGTTCCACCTGCCGATCTTCTACTTGGAGTACAGTGGAATGTATGGGGATATCGATACGGTCAAAGAAGTGAGCGACGCCCTGAATGAGACGACGTTCTTCTACGGCGGGGGCATCTCGAATGCCCGTCAAGCAAAAGAGATAGCTGCCATCGCCGATGTGATTGTGGTCGGCAATGCCGTGTATGATAATCTGAAAGAAGCGCTCAAAACCGTGAAAGCTGTAAAAGGATAA
- the pcrA gene encoding DNA helicase PcrA has product MQFLTDRLLNGMNPQQAEAVKATDGPLLIMAGAGSGKTRVLTHRIAYLMVEKGVNPYNILAITFTNKAAREMKERITNILGGASESIWISTFHSMCVRILRRDIDRIGINRNFTILDTTDQQSVIKSILKDRNIDPKKFDPRSILGSISSAKNELIPPEEFAKNAGSYYDQVVSDVYTEYQRRLRKNQALDFDDLIMTTIQLFQRVPEVLEFYQRKFQYIHVDEYQDTNRAQYMLVKLMASRFQNLCVVGDSDQSIYKWRGADIANILSFEKDYPRAKVILLEQNYRSTKRILQAANEVIQKNSNRKPKNLWTENHDGEKISYFRADTEQSEAQFVTGKIKEMVDAGKRKYSDFAILYRTNAQSRVMEEVLLKSNIEYAIVGGIKFYDRKEIKDILAYLRLISNPDDDISLQRVINVPKRGVGATSLDKIARYAQDHDISMFTALEEADFIGLSPKITKAVIEFKEMIKGYTGMQEYLSVTELVEEILDKSGYNDMLKAEKSIESQSRLENLDEFLSVTKEFEKSNEDKSLVAFLTDLALVADIDKLDEDDKPKDSVILMTLHAAKGLEFPVVFLMGMEEGVFPHSRSLMEEDEMEEERRLAYVGITRAEEELYISNAQMRTLFGQTKMNPVSRFINEIPADLLDNVVTEKKSAISFQSSRPAARPAPRKPVSRPAPASGGAAASWQVGDKAQHKKWGTGTVVSVKGSGDGVELDIAFPSPTGIKRLLAKFAPIEKV; this is encoded by the coding sequence ATGCAATTTTTGACTGATCGATTATTGAACGGGATGAATCCACAGCAGGCAGAAGCCGTAAAGGCGACCGATGGCCCTCTGTTGATCATGGCAGGTGCAGGCTCCGGGAAGACGAGGGTGTTGACCCACCGGATCGCCTATCTGATGGTGGAAAAAGGAGTCAATCCTTATAATATACTGGCCATCACGTTTACGAATAAAGCGGCAAGGGAGATGAAGGAGCGGATCACGAATATTCTCGGTGGAGCGTCCGAGAGTATCTGGATTTCCACCTTCCACAGTATGTGTGTACGGATCCTCAGAAGGGACATCGACCGGATCGGCATCAACCGGAACTTCACGATCCTTGATACGACGGATCAGCAGTCTGTCATCAAGTCGATCCTGAAGGACCGCAACATCGATCCGAAGAAATTCGATCCACGATCGATCCTCGGCTCGATCAGCTCAGCGAAGAATGAACTGATCCCCCCTGAAGAATTCGCGAAGAATGCAGGGAGCTATTATGATCAGGTCGTTTCCGATGTGTACACGGAATACCAGAGACGCCTCAGGAAGAATCAGGCACTCGACTTCGATGATCTGATCATGACGACGATCCAGCTGTTCCAAAGGGTGCCGGAAGTGCTTGAATTCTATCAGCGCAAATTCCAATATATCCATGTGGATGAGTATCAGGATACGAACAGGGCCCAGTACATGCTCGTCAAGCTCATGGCGTCGCGCTTCCAGAATCTCTGTGTCGTCGGTGACTCCGATCAGTCCATTTATAAATGGCGCGGTGCCGACATTGCCAATATCCTATCCTTCGAGAAGGATTACCCGAGGGCCAAAGTCATCCTCCTCGAGCAGAATTACCGCTCGACGAAGCGGATCCTCCAGGCGGCGAACGAAGTCATCCAGAAGAATTCGAATCGGAAGCCGAAGAACCTGTGGACGGAAAACCATGACGGTGAGAAAATTTCTTATTTCAGAGCGGATACGGAACAATCCGAAGCTCAGTTCGTAACAGGTAAAATCAAGGAAATGGTGGATGCAGGAAAGCGGAAATACTCCGACTTTGCCATCCTGTATCGGACCAATGCACAGTCCCGTGTTATGGAGGAAGTTCTCCTCAAATCGAATATTGAATACGCCATCGTCGGCGGAATCAAGTTCTACGATCGTAAAGAGATTAAGGACATCCTGGCCTATCTGCGTCTCATTTCGAACCCTGATGATGACATCAGCCTGCAAAGGGTCATCAACGTACCGAAACGGGGAGTGGGGGCGACGTCCCTCGATAAGATTGCCCGATATGCCCAGGACCATGATATTTCCATGTTCACGGCCCTTGAAGAAGCCGATTTCATCGGATTGAGCCCGAAAATCACCAAAGCCGTGATTGAATTCAAGGAAATGATCAAAGGCTATACAGGAATGCAGGAGTATCTGTCCGTCACGGAACTCGTGGAAGAGATCCTCGATAAGTCGGGATACAACGACATGCTGAAGGCAGAGAAATCCATTGAATCCCAAAGCCGCCTCGAGAACTTGGACGAGTTCCTTTCTGTTACCAAGGAGTTCGAGAAATCGAATGAGGATAAGAGTCTGGTGGCCTTCCTGACAGACCTTGCCCTTGTAGCGGATATCGACAAGTTGGATGAAGACGATAAGCCGAAGGATTCCGTCATCCTGATGACGCTCCATGCGGCGAAGGGTCTTGAGTTCCCGGTGGTCTTCCTGATGGGGATGGAAGAAGGGGTATTCCCTCATAGTCGATCCCTTATGGAAGAAGACGAGATGGAGGAAGAGCGCAGGCTTGCGTATGTCGGTATCACCCGTGCAGAGGAAGAACTGTATATCTCGAATGCGCAGATGCGGACCCTCTTCGGGCAGACAAAGATGAATCCTGTCTCGCGATTCATCAATGAAATCCCGGCAGATCTGCTGGATAACGTGGTAACCGAGAAGAAAAGCGCCATCTCCTTCCAGTCATCCCGCCCGGCTGCGCGCCCGGCACCGAGAAAACCGGTTTCACGTCCGGCACCGGCATCCGGAGGAGCTGCTGCAAGCTGGCAGGTCGGTGATAAAGCACAGCATAAAAAATGGGGAACAGGCACCGTGGTCAGCGTAAAAGGCTCCGGTGACGGTGTCGAACTCGACATCGCCTTCCCGAGTCCGACGGGGATCAAGCGCCTCCTGGCGAAATTCGCCCCGATTGAAAAAGTGTGA
- the ligA gene encoding NAD-dependent DNA ligase LigA — protein MERQSAEKRVQELHETLNQYNYEYHVLDKPSVPDSEYDQRLRELIELEDQFPDLKSPDSPTQRVGGAILDFFEKVEHRTPMLSLGNAFNEQDLRDFDRRVRQAVGDDFSYVCELKIDGLAVSLRYEGGRFVQGATRGDGSIGEDITSNLKTIRSIPLKVKDTAAFEVRGEAFMPKRSFEALNAAKEERGEEPFANPRNAAAGSLRQLDPKIAASRNLDIFLYALAEIGDMGIESHSEGLDRLDELGFKTNPERKRCATIEEVLEYVEKWTQGRPDLSYDIDGIVIKVDALDQQSELGTTAKSPRWAIAFKFPAEEVVTILKDIELSVGRTGVVTPTAILEPVRVAGTTVQRASLHNEDLIREKDIKIGDHVVIKKAGDIIPEVVNVLEEKRTGEEQEFSMPTHCPECESELVRLEGEVALRCINPKCPAQIREGLIHFVSRNAMNIDGLGEKVISQLFREQLIEDVADLYRLEREQLLALERMGEKSVDNLLAAIEASKKNSLEKLLFGLGIRHVGAKAAKTLSQEFGTMDKLSSASAEELTAVNEIGGKMAEAIVAYFENEEVQELLQELKDAGVNMEYKGPKPVAASDVDSYFAGKTIVLTGKIEQLSRNEAKERIEALGGKVTGSVSKKTDLVIAGEEAGSKLTKANELEIEVWDEGKLLEELNR, from the coding sequence ATGGAACGACAATCAGCTGAAAAGCGCGTGCAGGAGCTGCACGAAACCTTGAATCAGTATAACTATGAATATCATGTACTCGACAAGCCGTCGGTTCCGGATTCCGAATATGACCAGCGTCTGAGGGAGCTCATCGAACTTGAGGACCAATTTCCGGACCTGAAGTCGCCGGATTCCCCTACGCAAAGGGTCGGCGGGGCAATCCTTGATTTCTTTGAAAAAGTCGAGCACAGGACGCCCATGCTCAGTCTCGGGAATGCCTTCAACGAGCAGGATCTGCGGGATTTCGATAGACGTGTCCGCCAGGCAGTCGGCGACGATTTTTCCTATGTATGCGAGCTGAAGATCGATGGACTTGCCGTTTCCCTCCGCTATGAGGGCGGCCGCTTCGTTCAGGGTGCAACCCGGGGGGATGGTTCCATCGGCGAAGACATCACCTCCAACCTGAAGACGATCCGCTCGATTCCCTTGAAAGTGAAAGACACGGCCGCATTTGAAGTGAGGGGCGAGGCGTTCATGCCGAAGCGGTCGTTCGAAGCATTGAATGCCGCGAAAGAAGAGCGGGGAGAAGAACCGTTTGCCAATCCGCGGAACGCAGCGGCCGGCTCCCTTCGTCAGCTTGATCCGAAAATCGCGGCTTCGCGGAACCTAGATATCTTCCTTTATGCCCTGGCGGAAATCGGAGATATGGGGATCGAGTCGCACAGCGAGGGGCTAGATCGCCTGGATGAACTGGGTTTTAAGACGAATCCGGAGCGCAAACGGTGCGCCACGATTGAAGAAGTATTGGAATACGTGGAGAAATGGACGCAGGGCCGCCCTGATCTCTCGTATGATATCGATGGGATCGTCATCAAAGTGGATGCCCTCGATCAACAGAGTGAACTCGGGACGACGGCGAAGAGCCCAAGATGGGCCATCGCCTTCAAGTTTCCGGCGGAAGAAGTCGTTACGATCCTGAAGGACATCGAGCTGAGTGTCGGACGCACCGGTGTGGTGACGCCGACTGCAATCCTCGAGCCTGTCAGGGTTGCAGGGACGACCGTTCAACGGGCCTCCCTGCATAATGAAGACCTTATCCGGGAGAAAGACATCAAGATCGGCGACCACGTTGTGATCAAAAAGGCAGGGGATATCATCCCTGAAGTAGTGAATGTACTCGAAGAAAAGCGTACCGGCGAAGAACAGGAATTCTCCATGCCGACCCACTGTCCCGAGTGTGAAAGCGAACTGGTGAGACTGGAAGGAGAGGTCGCCCTCCGGTGCATCAATCCGAAATGTCCCGCTCAGATCAGGGAAGGACTCATCCATTTCGTTTCACGGAATGCCATGAACATCGACGGACTGGGAGAGAAGGTCATTAGCCAGTTGTTCAGGGAACAGCTCATTGAAGATGTAGCCGACCTGTATCGACTGGAACGTGAGCAGCTCCTCGCCCTTGAACGGATGGGGGAGAAGTCCGTTGATAATCTCCTTGCTGCCATCGAAGCATCGAAGAAGAACTCACTTGAAAAGTTGCTGTTCGGCCTCGGGATCCGTCATGTCGGTGCCAAAGCCGCCAAGACCCTGTCCCAGGAATTCGGGACGATGGACAAGCTATCCTCGGCCTCTGCTGAAGAGCTGACGGCTGTCAATGAGATCGGCGGGAAAATGGCTGAAGCCATCGTCGCCTATTTCGAGAACGAAGAAGTACAGGAGCTGCTCCAGGAATTGAAGGATGCCGGAGTGAATATGGAATATAAAGGACCGAAACCGGTCGCTGCAAGCGACGTGGACTCCTATTTCGCAGGGAAGACCATCGTCCTTACAGGGAAGATCGAACAGCTCAGCAGGAATGAAGCAAAAGAACGGATCGAAGCCCTCGGAGGCAAGGTGACAGGAAGCGTGAGCAAGAAAACCGATCTCGTCATTGCGGGGGAAGAAGCAGGTTCCAAGCTGACGAAGGCCAATGAGCTGGAGATCGAGGTTTGGGATGAGGGTAAGCTGTTGGAAGAACTAAACCGATAA
- a CDS encoding CamS family sex pheromone protein — MKKGIVAALSVLFLLGGCAPTFEKQDQVVQENKSDEGEKAIIPSFQISENYYKTMLPYETSETRGVVVNDLGSRYDINEIETGLMRVAQNQFPTDEYFFKEGKYLGKETVDSWLQRKYTSKQLKDKKMKESENIGLNPVQEDGDTEPIYLAHLVEHNYLMKTEGDKVRLGGVVIALSLNSVQYETNMSSGARTVKNISNDELKQQGMKMAEEVVKRLRQKDGLKNAPIMIALYKQAPKDERVPGHFFAYSVAGNGEDSIQDWNDVNESHYLFPSPEAADAHPNDYKIFKTLKDDVEDYFPVYTGLTGQALYEDDKLAKMDFEVALTFEGKTETIGFAQHLASMITKHVPEGWDMKLTISSSDGPEALIVKKKGSKETYVHIYE; from the coding sequence ATGAAAAAAGGAATCGTGGCCGCTCTCTCCGTACTGTTCCTACTGGGAGGATGTGCACCGACGTTTGAGAAGCAGGATCAGGTGGTTCAGGAGAACAAATCCGACGAAGGAGAGAAAGCGATCATACCGAGCTTTCAAATTTCGGAAAACTATTACAAGACGATGCTGCCTTATGAAACCAGTGAAACCCGCGGCGTTGTCGTAAACGACCTCGGATCACGCTATGATATCAACGAGATCGAGACAGGGCTTATGCGGGTAGCCCAGAATCAATTTCCTACAGACGAGTATTTCTTCAAAGAAGGGAAATACCTCGGTAAGGAAACGGTCGACAGCTGGCTGCAGCGTAAATATACGAGCAAGCAGCTCAAGGATAAGAAGATGAAGGAGTCCGAGAATATCGGGCTCAACCCTGTCCAGGAGGATGGCGATACAGAACCGATCTACCTCGCCCATCTTGTGGAACACAATTACCTCATGAAGACCGAAGGGGATAAAGTTCGGCTTGGAGGAGTTGTGATTGCCCTCTCCCTGAACTCGGTCCAGTATGAGACGAATATGTCCAGCGGAGCAAGGACCGTCAAGAATATCAGCAATGACGAGCTGAAGCAGCAGGGAATGAAGATGGCCGAAGAGGTCGTGAAACGCCTGCGTCAGAAAGACGGGCTCAAAAACGCCCCGATCATGATTGCCCTTTATAAGCAGGCGCCGAAAGACGAACGTGTACCCGGTCATTTCTTCGCCTATTCCGTGGCAGGGAACGGAGAGGACTCGATCCAGGATTGGAATGATGTGAATGAAAGCCACTATCTCTTCCCTTCCCCTGAAGCGGCCGATGCCCATCCGAATGATTACAAAATCTTCAAGACCCTGAAAGATGACGTGGAGGATTACTTCCCGGTATACACCGGTTTGACCGGCCAAGCACTATATGAGGATGATAAACTGGCAAAAATGGATTTTGAAGTCGCCCTCACCTTTGAAGGGAAGACCGAAACCATTGGATTTGCCCAGCATCTGGCCTCTATGATCACGAAACATGTGCCTGAAGGTTGGGACATGAAATTAACCATCTCCTCTTCCGACGGGCCTGAAGCCCTCATCGTGAAGAAAAAAGGAAGCAAGGAAACCTACGTCCATATCTATGAATGA